A part of Desulfuribacillus stibiiarsenatis genomic DNA contains:
- a CDS encoding GGDEF domain-containing protein, whose product MKSFLQKLKEYITVERSILSEMNAINTQRIQYMAWVMCVVHIAHVLFFWLYTPNPDDMNAYNWRIGILAIHSVMFFIAMIVGAIARMIARKELTDSRISFIFQGSVILLYLTFAVVTCVIDQLVTAQILPFFAASIGIAVVILIHPAVVVINYTLAFMLLYHVLEITQHNQELLLSLQVNSITAIGTGFAVAVLLWKVQVERIKQQRKIEEQTKTLEEKNEQLRYLATHDSLTNLYNRAYFLTHVIDQLKSKDVGEACLVILDIDHFKWINDNYGHPAGDYVLKEIASLIQRLLQSGDIAARIGGEEFALYVANSSIAKGKEFADEIRAAIEDERFEYAGAVIKVTASFGVGQLNHRDNESLLATYTEVDKALYQAKDLGRNKVQIVA is encoded by the coding sequence ATGAAATCCTTTCTACAAAAATTAAAAGAATATATAACTGTTGAACGTTCTATTCTTTCGGAGATGAACGCTATTAATACGCAACGAATTCAATATATGGCATGGGTGATGTGTGTTGTACATATCGCTCATGTCTTATTCTTTTGGCTCTACACGCCAAATCCAGACGATATGAATGCGTACAATTGGCGGATAGGAATCCTTGCAATCCATAGCGTAATGTTCTTCATTGCGATGATTGTAGGGGCTATCGCTAGAATGATTGCTCGAAAAGAATTAACGGACTCAAGAATTTCATTTATCTTCCAAGGTAGTGTCATCCTTTTATATTTAACGTTTGCCGTAGTTACGTGTGTTATTGACCAATTAGTTACGGCACAAATCCTGCCTTTTTTTGCAGCAAGCATAGGAATAGCTGTTGTCATATTGATTCATCCCGCAGTTGTAGTAATTAACTATACATTAGCATTTATGTTGCTATACCATGTGCTTGAGATAACGCAGCACAATCAAGAATTATTGCTATCCCTACAAGTTAATAGTATCACTGCGATAGGTACCGGTTTTGCCGTTGCGGTCCTATTATGGAAAGTGCAAGTAGAAAGAATCAAGCAACAAAGAAAAATCGAAGAACAAACAAAAACTCTTGAAGAAAAGAATGAACAGCTTCGATATCTTGCCACACATGATTCCCTTACGAACCTATATAACCGTGCGTATTTTTTGACCCATGTGATAGATCAGTTAAAAAGCAAGGATGTAGGTGAAGCATGTTTAGTGATTTTGGATATTGACCATTTTAAATGGATTAACGATAACTATGGACATCCAGCGGGCGACTATGTACTTAAAGAGATTGCGAGCTTAATCCAGAGATTGTTACAATCGGGCGATATTGCAGCACGAATTGGCGGAGAAGAGTTCGCGTTGTATGTGGCAAATTCATCAATCGCCAAGGGTAAAGAATTCGCTGATGAGATAAGGGCTGCCATCGAGGACGAACGCTTTGAGTATGCAGGAGCTGTTATAAAGGTTACCGCTAGCTTTGGCGTTGGACAATTAAATCACAGAGACAACGAATCTTTATTAGCTACTTATACCGAAGTAGATAAGGCATTGTATCAAGCTAAGGATTTAGGTAGAAATAAAGTTCAAATAGTAGCATAA
- the larB gene encoding nickel pincer cofactor biosynthesis protein LarB → MSTIKSILAKVQSGSISIDDASQLLTFENLGFAKVDHNRAERNGFPEVIFSMGKTPEQVASIMNTIYKHSPIVLATRATQEHYKAVQELNPEAMYHAIAGCITLGSPSTALRPYKVSIVAAGTSDIPVAEEAVVTLDAIGITTERVYDVGVAGIHRLFAHIESLRQAQVVIVIAGMEGALPSVVGGLVSCPVIAVPTSVGYGAHFQGLAPLLTMLNSCASGITVVNIDNGFGAAIAAGNICKAIHNFTD, encoded by the coding sequence TTGTCTACAATAAAAAGCATTTTAGCAAAAGTACAATCAGGCTCTATATCGATTGACGATGCTTCTCAGCTTCTAACTTTTGAAAACCTTGGCTTTGCTAAAGTAGATCATAATCGCGCAGAACGTAATGGCTTTCCTGAGGTAATCTTTAGTATGGGTAAAACCCCTGAACAAGTCGCAAGTATTATGAACACTATTTATAAGCACTCACCTATTGTGCTTGCGACCCGCGCTACCCAAGAACATTACAAAGCTGTGCAGGAACTTAACCCCGAAGCTATGTATCATGCGATTGCAGGTTGTATCACCTTAGGTTCTCCAAGCACTGCTTTACGACCATATAAAGTTTCCATCGTAGCAGCTGGAACCTCTGACATCCCTGTAGCTGAAGAAGCAGTCGTTACATTAGATGCGATTGGTATTACAACAGAACGAGTGTATGATGTCGGTGTTGCCGGTATTCATAGACTATTTGCACACATTGAATCCTTACGGCAGGCACAAGTTGTCATTGTCATTGCTGGTATGGAGGGTGCTTTACCAAGTGTAGTAGGCGGCCTTGTCTCTTGTCCAGTGATTGCAGTTCCTACAAGCGTCGGATACGGCGCCCACTTTCAAGGGCTAGCCCCACTTTTAACGATGCTGAACAGCTGCGCGAGTGGCATTACTGTCGTGAATATAGACAATGGTTTCGGTGCCGCCATAGCAGCAGGGAATATCTGCAAGGCGATTCATAATTTTACCGATTAG
- a CDS encoding DUF6612 family protein, producing the protein MRQNALLLCVIGLVASFIVGCGGAKTSANVEDIYQSSVDAMAKANSYSFQMEVDQTLDIPDEQEMHTVESNLVMNGKMVENPLAMEMVISMNMNDSLMEELDEFENLDLKYFIKDQVVYMQNPMFGDLWVKEAMTELADFGFAFEPSALSTYFGHGLKQAKVTEEDRYYVLSIDGTNEQVKKSMEMLLDAIINNSAVSSLAEEGAVKTEDFLIEKLSFTIWIDKQTRYQEKIEMDLGLSVTAEGQTLKIQQIMNASFHDFAKHKEILIPAEVVEKAIDIETLWDQSMELYDLDGLIQEP; encoded by the coding sequence ATGCGTCAAAATGCGTTGTTACTGTGTGTTATAGGATTAGTGGCAAGTTTCATTGTAGGTTGTGGTGGGGCAAAGACTTCTGCGAATGTGGAGGATATTTACCAAAGCTCTGTAGATGCGATGGCAAAAGCAAACTCATATTCCTTCCAAATGGAAGTAGACCAAACTTTAGACATCCCTGATGAACAAGAAATGCATACGGTCGAGTCAAACCTCGTAATGAACGGAAAGATGGTTGAGAACCCACTCGCGATGGAAATGGTAATCTCCATGAATATGAATGATAGCCTCATGGAGGAACTCGATGAATTCGAGAACCTGGACCTCAAATACTTCATTAAAGACCAAGTCGTATATATGCAAAACCCGATGTTTGGTGATCTTTGGGTGAAAGAGGCAATGACAGAGCTTGCAGATTTTGGGTTTGCCTTTGAACCGAGCGCCTTATCCACATATTTCGGCCATGGTCTTAAGCAAGCAAAGGTCACAGAAGAGGATCGATATTACGTACTTTCCATAGATGGTACGAACGAACAAGTAAAGAAGTCGATGGAAATGCTATTAGATGCGATTATCAATAATTCAGCAGTAAGTAGTTTAGCTGAAGAAGGTGCTGTCAAAACTGAAGATTTCTTGATTGAAAAGTTGAGCTTTACAATCTGGATCGATAAACAGACTAGGTATCAAGAGAAGATAGAAATGGATTTGGGCCTGAGCGTAACAGCAGAAGGACAAACGCTGAAAATTCAACAGATCATGAACGCCTCGTTCCATGACTTTGCCAAACACAAGGAAATTCTAATACCTGCTGAAGTAGTAGAAAAAGCAATAGATATTGAAACGTTATGGGATCAAAGTATGGAATTATATGATTTAGATGGGCTAATTCAAGAGCCTTAA
- a CDS encoding ABC-2 transporter permease — MINLLRKEILIQRKSFFFAASYSLFLLVVFNNPGYDLMAYVIGITAIAIVFCMNATSLDERNKSSVIWRSLPIRHEDIVRSKYLSVFLYVIFGAVAMGASGILLQLTPLSGIRYIQIHDLILAIIFTMLAMSIYYPIIFRFTNQTFRYAGMAIFLIFFFFPNFFGGLILSRLHVNENDVSGWPEIVQTLVGTPFISLLIIATLATTAFYYVSYKLSVRFNKRLEL, encoded by the coding sequence GTGATTAATTTGCTTAGAAAAGAAATATTGATTCAAAGAAAAAGTTTTTTCTTTGCAGCGTCTTATTCGTTATTTTTACTCGTTGTATTTAATAATCCAGGATATGATCTAATGGCATATGTGATAGGGATAACCGCTATAGCAATTGTGTTCTGCATGAATGCAACAAGCTTAGATGAACGAAATAAGTCGAGTGTTATTTGGCGGAGTTTGCCGATTCGACATGAAGATATTGTAAGAAGTAAGTATTTGAGTGTGTTTCTATACGTGATATTTGGGGCAGTTGCAATGGGTGCTAGTGGAATCTTACTTCAACTTACACCATTGAGTGGAATCCGCTATATTCAAATTCATGATCTAATACTGGCAATAATTTTCACTATGCTTGCCATGTCGATATATTATCCAATCATATTTCGGTTTACGAATCAAACCTTCCGCTATGCAGGAATGGCGATTTTCCTAATCTTCTTCTTTTTTCCTAACTTTTTTGGTGGGTTGATTCTCTCAAGACTACATGTCAATGAAAATGACGTTAGCGGTTGGCCTGAAATAGTTCAAACCCTTGTTGGGACACCATTCATCTCACTGCTAATAATAGCAACGCTAGCGACTACGGCTTTCTATTATGTATCCTATAAGCTATCGGTAAGATTCAACAAGAGATTAGAGTTATAA
- a CDS encoding DUF3343 domain-containing protein — translation MLRRYNGLITFDSTHQALRMESILDTKNIDFDIRPIPPSISAGCGLAIEFYLTELEMIQEVMHSHEIVYHSLYEKLDKAYQVLE, via the coding sequence ATGCTTCGTAGATATAATGGACTGATTACCTTTGACTCCACACATCAAGCACTGAGGATGGAATCAATTTTGGATACGAAAAATATTGACTTTGACATCCGACCAATTCCTCCGAGTATATCGGCAGGATGCGGGCTTGCGATTGAGTTTTATTTGACAGAGTTGGAAATGATTCAAGAGGTCATGCATAGTCACGAAATTGTCTATCATTCGTTATATGAGAAATTGGACAAGGCCTATCAAGTCTTGGAATAG
- a CDS encoding GntR family transcriptional regulator codes for MNIIISNTSPEPLYEQIVRQIKEAIVKGELVSGEPLPSIRNLAKDLNISVITTKRAYLELEREGYITIVSGKGTYVSGQSSELLREKQYKKIEGLMVEIVNHSKVANIEVAELVDLLTLLYKED; via the coding sequence TTGAACATCATTATTTCGAATACTTCACCAGAACCATTATATGAGCAGATCGTGAGACAGATAAAAGAAGCGATTGTAAAGGGAGAGCTAGTATCTGGAGAGCCATTACCATCAATACGGAATTTGGCAAAAGATCTGAATATTAGTGTCATTACAACGAAGAGAGCGTATCTGGAGCTTGAGCGTGAAGGATATATTACAATCGTTTCTGGGAAGGGAACCTATGTATCGGGCCAATCGAGTGAACTATTGCGCGAAAAGCAATATAAAAAAATTGAAGGACTAATGGTAGAGATAGTAAATCACAGCAAAGTCGCAAACATTGAAGTTGCGGAATTAGTGGATTTATTAACTCTGCTTTACAAGGAGGATTAG
- the larC gene encoding nickel pincer cofactor biosynthesis protein LarC codes for MSKVLYIDPVSGISGDMFLAACVDLGVDQEVLCSSLQSLAVDPFKISFEVVKKEGIRCLATDITFLTHEVHDGHGEYMKHTHAHRHLHHIHATIQTSLLSDSVKSIAMQIFQCIAEAEAKIHGTTIEKVHFHEVGAMDSIIDIIGAAICIDQLQVDQIICGHVPTGYGTVSCDHGLFPIPAPATLEILAGVPIRSVMIEHELTTPTGAAILKTIVHSYSAQIPSMVVEKVGYGAGKKDLEQPNILRLVLGSKVDEQSQILPNVESIQTPFNHQTMYAIETTIDDMQPELYQYMIDQIMSAGAKEVTIVPAIIKKGRNGSILKVLTDTSALPRVKEMIFRESSTLGVRLWPVARESLHRTYHDVTVRGHKISVKVGHLHDEEINYAPEFEDCRQVANVTGIPLKTIYQEAIANALGSA; via the coding sequence ATGAGTAAAGTGCTATATATTGATCCAGTGTCGGGGATTTCTGGAGATATGTTTTTAGCTGCTTGCGTTGATTTAGGGGTGGATCAAGAGGTATTGTGTAGTAGCTTACAGTCATTAGCCGTAGATCCTTTCAAAATTTCATTTGAAGTTGTTAAGAAAGAGGGTATCCGCTGTTTAGCGACTGATATCACCTTTCTTACCCACGAAGTGCACGACGGTCATGGGGAATATATGAAGCATACGCATGCACACCGACATTTACATCATATTCATGCCACCATTCAAACCAGTCTTCTTAGTGACAGTGTAAAGTCGATTGCTATGCAGATTTTCCAATGCATTGCTGAAGCAGAAGCAAAAATTCACGGTACAACGATTGAAAAAGTCCATTTCCATGAAGTCGGTGCCATGGATTCCATTATAGATATTATTGGAGCAGCCATTTGTATCGACCAGTTACAAGTAGATCAGATTATCTGTGGTCATGTTCCTACGGGGTATGGGACTGTGTCCTGTGATCATGGGCTATTCCCTATTCCTGCGCCTGCGACTTTAGAAATCCTTGCAGGAGTTCCAATCCGGAGTGTCATGATTGAACATGAGTTAACAACTCCAACGGGTGCCGCCATACTCAAAACAATTGTTCATTCTTATTCTGCACAAATTCCTTCCATGGTCGTTGAAAAAGTTGGTTATGGTGCCGGCAAAAAGGATTTAGAGCAGCCAAACATTTTACGTCTAGTACTAGGGAGCAAAGTCGATGAACAGTCGCAAATCCTTCCTAACGTAGAATCGATTCAAACACCCTTCAACCATCAAACCATGTATGCTATTGAAACGACAATCGATGATATGCAGCCAGAACTGTATCAATATATGATTGACCAAATCATGTCAGCTGGGGCTAAGGAAGTAACAATCGTACCAGCGATTATAAAAAAAGGGCGGAATGGTTCCATCCTAAAAGTTCTAACGGATACTTCGGCACTCCCTAGGGTCAAAGAAATGATATTTCGTGAATCTTCTACCTTAGGCGTACGGCTTTGGCCAGTAGCTAGAGAGTCATTACATAGAACGTATCACGACGTAACAGTACGCGGTCATAAAATCAGCGTAAAAGTAGGCCACTTACATGATGAAGAGATTAATTATGCTCCTGAGTTCGAAGATTGTCGTCAAGTAGCAAATGTAACTGGGATTCCACTCAAGACAATTTATCAAGAAGCAATCGCAAATGCATTAGGAAGTGCCTAA
- a CDS encoding bactofilin family protein, with protein sequence MFKKPAQRVDKVDTVIGPGTEFEGHIKATGIVRIDGKVTGKIETSGDVVIGDQGELKADVSANNITIGGKIFGNVNAKEKATILQKGFVEGDIETKNIAIEDGATFKGRCIMGEDKGNGFNAQKKEPIKAK encoded by the coding sequence ATGTTTAAAAAACCAGCACAAAGAGTTGATAAAGTAGATACAGTAATAGGTCCAGGGACAGAGTTTGAGGGTCATATTAAAGCCACGGGAATCGTAAGAATCGATGGAAAAGTAACTGGAAAAATTGAAACTTCTGGTGATGTGGTTATTGGAGACCAAGGGGAATTAAAGGCAGATGTTTCTGCGAATAACATAACAATTGGCGGAAAAATATTCGGAAACGTCAATGCAAAAGAAAAGGCGACAATTCTACAAAAAGGTTTTGTCGAAGGAGATATAGAAACTAAGAACATTGCCATTGAAGATGGAGCGACATTTAAAGGTCGTTGTATTATGGGAGAAGACAAGGGCAATGGATTTAATGCTCAGAAGAAAGAGCCAATCAAGGCGAAATAG
- a CDS encoding DUF951 domain-containing protein: MTGIPNIEYGLNDVVELKKGHPCGANEWKIIRLGMDIRVKCENCNRSVLIPRNKFNRRIKKILMKGNPNESAE; encoded by the coding sequence ATGACTGGGATACCAAACATCGAATATGGATTAAACGACGTAGTCGAATTGAAAAAAGGACATCCATGTGGGGCAAACGAGTGGAAAATCATTCGTCTAGGGATGGATATCCGTGTGAAATGCGAAAATTGTAATCGCAGTGTTTTGATCCCGCGCAATAAATTTAACCGCAGAATCAAAAAGATTCTCATGAAGGGCAATCCTAACGAGTCAGCAGAATAG
- a CDS encoding M23 family metallopeptidase, which produces MDKEKRKHFTIMIIPHSEKKSVVLNVPVYIFKIISIMLVMTSILSIMFIKQYYDYREEAKYAQRSKQENKNLTREFASVAKDAIALRDKVAEIEELDILIRKQNDFDPTKSYYSAENRKALAQGGPEDKTKVTASSVVASEAQEAIQLIKESVPELQESLEELHTLMEKRNSEESAKPSIRPTSGNINSGFGYRKDPFTFRPDFHTGIDIANRTGTPIYATADGKVIHAKYDGGYGRSILIYHGDGISTRYAHLSRYAVDANAEVKKGTLIGYMGSSGRSTGPHLHYEVIINGKPTDPTKFLP; this is translated from the coding sequence ATGGACAAGGAAAAACGCAAACACTTTACCATCATGATTATCCCGCACTCCGAGAAAAAATCCGTCGTTCTCAACGTACCAGTATATATTTTTAAGATTATATCAATCATGTTGGTTATGACTTCCATTCTATCGATTATGTTTATTAAACAGTATTATGATTATCGGGAAGAAGCGAAGTACGCACAACGCAGTAAGCAAGAAAATAAGAATCTCACAAGAGAATTCGCATCTGTGGCAAAGGATGCGATTGCACTACGGGATAAAGTAGCGGAAATAGAAGAGCTTGATATTTTGATTCGTAAGCAAAATGATTTTGACCCTACGAAATCCTACTATTCAGCAGAAAACCGTAAGGCACTTGCCCAGGGTGGACCAGAAGATAAGACTAAGGTTACAGCTAGTTCAGTGGTAGCATCAGAAGCGCAAGAAGCAATTCAGTTGATTAAGGAATCAGTACCTGAATTACAAGAAAGTCTTGAGGAATTACATACCTTAATGGAGAAACGGAATTCAGAAGAATCTGCGAAGCCATCGATACGACCAACTTCAGGAAATATAAACTCAGGGTTTGGTTATAGAAAAGACCCATTTACCTTTAGACCGGACTTCCATACAGGGATTGATATTGCTAACCGTACAGGTACACCAATCTATGCGACAGCAGATGGTAAAGTCATCCATGCGAAATATGACGGCGGATATGGGCGAAGTATTCTAATCTATCATGGGGATGGAATCTCTACTCGATATGCCCATTTGTCTCGCTATGCAGTAGACGCAAACGCAGAAGTGAAAAAAGGTACATTAATAGGCTATATGGGATCATCCGGCAGGTCTACTGGACCACACTTGCATTATGAAGTAATCATCAATGGAAAGCCAACAGATCCTACAAAGTTCTTGCCATAA
- a CDS encoding ABC transporter ATP-binding protein gives MKHILEIKNFSKRYQSSAIENISFSLEPGYVMGLIGPNGAGKTTIIKAIMNLIKKDDGVINVFGLDHIVHEQVIKDQIGFVYDENYFYEHLTPKQIESIISPFYSEWNHQLFKSYLERFEILQNQKIKQMSKGMKMKFSIAMALSHNAKLLILDEPTAGLDPIVRRTILDILREVIAGGDRSVLFSTHITGDLEQIADYITFVHQGKLIFSKEKEELYDQYAIVKGEKGILDRDIRKLFLSVDENPYGFEGLTAHIDQLRPLLDEQVIIERPTLEQIMVYTVRGKCCD, from the coding sequence ATGAAGCACATATTAGAAATTAAAAATTTCTCAAAACGATATCAGTCGTCTGCCATAGAGAATATATCATTTTCTTTAGAGCCAGGGTATGTTATGGGCTTAATTGGTCCCAATGGTGCTGGGAAAACAACAATCATTAAAGCGATTATGAATCTTATTAAAAAAGATGATGGGGTAATCAACGTATTCGGCCTAGATCATATAGTTCATGAGCAAGTGATTAAAGACCAAATTGGCTTTGTATATGACGAGAACTACTTTTATGAACACTTAACACCCAAACAAATAGAGAGCATAATATCACCATTTTATTCAGAATGGAATCATCAATTATTTAAAAGTTACTTAGAGCGATTTGAAATCTTACAAAACCAGAAAATAAAACAAATGTCTAAAGGGATGAAGATGAAATTTTCTATAGCAATGGCCCTTAGCCATAACGCAAAATTGCTCATTTTAGACGAACCAACGGCAGGCCTTGACCCAATTGTAAGAAGGACAATTCTAGATATTCTAAGGGAAGTAATTGCGGGTGGCGACAGAAGCGTATTGTTCTCTACTCATATTACCGGAGATTTAGAGCAAATCGCTGATTATATCACTTTTGTTCATCAAGGGAAGTTAATCTTTAGCAAGGAAAAAGAGGAACTTTATGATCAATATGCGATTGTTAAGGGAGAAAAAGGGATATTAGATCGAGATATTCGAAAGCTTTTTCTATCTGTAGATGAGAATCCATATGGGTTTGAAGGTCTAACAGCCCATATCGATCAATTGAGGCCACTCTTAGACGAGCAAGTCATCATAGAAAGACCAACATTAGAACAAATCATGGTTTATACAGTGAGGGGGAAGTGCTGTGATTAA
- a CDS encoding DUF4446 family protein, with protein sequence MLLPFPLEYLVFGMLGIIILLLFVVISQAKNISKVNRKYNKLMRGMNDNNVEEILMKYINHVDEFGKRLHASELEIEKIHEIVGARAGRFGIKRYNAYDESGNDLSFSLSQINDQGNGFVLTGIYGRHEQRIYAKPVINGASQYTLTDEEKEVIAKALEQNLKKT encoded by the coding sequence ATGTTGTTACCGTTCCCGTTAGAATATTTAGTGTTTGGTATGTTAGGTATTATCATTCTATTGTTATTCGTTGTTATTTCTCAAGCAAAGAACATTTCTAAAGTGAATAGAAAATATAATAAGCTAATGCGTGGCATGAATGACAATAATGTAGAAGAGATATTAATGAAATACATAAATCATGTAGACGAGTTTGGCAAGCGCTTACACGCAAGTGAACTAGAAATAGAGAAGATTCATGAAATAGTTGGTGCAAGGGCCGGTCGATTTGGCATTAAGCGTTACAATGCGTATGATGAATCTGGTAATGATCTAAGTTTCTCACTATCTCAAATCAACGATCAAGGAAACGGTTTCGTTCTTACTGGGATTTATGGAAGACACGAGCAAAGAATCTATGCGAAACCTGTAATAAATGGCGCTTCACAATACACTTTAACGGATGAAGAAAAAGAAGTCATAGCGAAAGCATTAGAACAAAACTTAAAGAAAACTTGA
- the yyaC gene encoding spore protease YyaC: protein MFNRKHPAQEESTFQKVDHTIPNATFKIVELLRNALQHRADNQEIVIVCIGTDRSTGDALGPLVGTKLKTYQVNQADIRGTLDDPVHAMNLSDTMNEIESKYHNPFVIAIDACLGKLNSVGNITIGTGSLKPGAGVNKELPEVGDVYITGTVNVGGFMEYLVLQNTRLSLVMKMADTIARALSIALIRTKQPSALPIRQVQSIRA from the coding sequence ATGTTTAATAGAAAGCACCCAGCGCAAGAAGAAAGCACGTTTCAAAAAGTGGATCATACGATTCCAAATGCAACGTTTAAAATCGTAGAGTTGCTTCGGAATGCTCTACAACATAGAGCTGATAATCAAGAAATCGTTATCGTTTGTATTGGCACCGATCGATCGACTGGTGATGCGTTAGGTCCTTTAGTTGGGACAAAGCTCAAAACATATCAAGTGAATCAGGCCGACATCAGAGGAACACTCGACGATCCTGTACATGCTATGAATCTATCGGATACGATGAATGAAATCGAATCAAAGTATCACAACCCGTTCGTTATAGCCATTGACGCTTGTTTGGGTAAATTAAACAGTGTTGGTAATATTACAATAGGTACTGGATCTCTCAAGCCAGGTGCAGGTGTAAATAAAGAACTTCCTGAGGTTGGCGATGTATATATCACAGGTACGGTAAACGTTGGGGGATTTATGGAGTATCTTGTGTTACAGAATACGCGTTTAAGTCTAGTCATGAAAATGGCAGACACGATTGCGAGGGCTTTAAGCATCGCCCTAATCCGGACAAAGCAACCATCCGCTTTGCCGATCAGACAAGTGCAAAGTATCAGAGCATAA
- the larE gene encoding ATP-dependent sacrificial sulfur transferase LarE: protein MNLHPDLQDKLQVLDQLLISMNRIMISFSGGVDSTFLLARAKHVLSDRVLAVTAASETFPQKEVDSAVQLAKSFSVRHIVTQIEELRNANFVNNDTDRCYHCKTGLFTHLLDIAKLEHISTICDGSNYDDLSDYRPGFKALHNLSIRSPLLEAKLTKEEIRLISKEMGLPTWNKPSFACLSSRIPYGTKITLEKITQIEEAEEFLKSMGILQIRVRHHDAIARIEVYPKDFPIILENYHEISDALRGLGFHYVTLDLQGYQTGSMNRRITATNTNS, encoded by the coding sequence ATGAACTTACACCCTGATTTACAAGATAAATTGCAAGTTCTCGATCAATTGTTGATTTCTATGAATCGTATCATGATTTCGTTTTCCGGTGGTGTAGACAGTACGTTTCTATTAGCTAGAGCAAAGCATGTCCTTTCCGACCGGGTACTAGCAGTAACGGCTGCATCAGAAACCTTTCCACAAAAGGAAGTCGATAGTGCCGTACAGTTAGCAAAAAGTTTTTCGGTAAGGCATATTGTAACACAAATAGAAGAGTTGCGAAATGCGAATTTCGTGAATAATGATACGGATCGTTGCTACCATTGCAAGACTGGTTTGTTCACTCATTTATTAGATATAGCGAAGTTAGAACATATATCGACGATTTGTGATGGTTCGAATTATGACGACTTAAGCGATTATCGTCCAGGTTTTAAAGCCTTACATAACCTGTCCATTCGTAGCCCTTTACTAGAAGCAAAGCTTACGAAAGAAGAAATACGTCTAATTTCGAAGGAAATGGGACTACCTACGTGGAATAAGCCCTCATTTGCTTGCTTATCTTCTAGAATACCCTATGGAACAAAAATTACATTAGAAAAAATTACTCAAATTGAAGAAGCCGAAGAGTTTTTGAAGTCAATGGGAATCCTACAAATAAGAGTCCGTCACCATGATGCAATTGCTCGTATTGAAGTATATCCTAAAGATTTCCCTATCATATTGGAAAATTATCATGAGATATCCGACGCATTACGAGGCTTAGGTTTCCATTATGTCACTCTTGACCTACAAGGTTATCAGACAGGGAGTATGAACCGCAGGATTACTGCAACGAATACAAATAGTTAA